In Nocardioides dokdonensis FR1436, the following are encoded in one genomic region:
- the cmk gene encoding (d)CMP kinase, with translation MITKASDPDPTRDTGIVVAVDGTSGSGKSSTCRAVASRLGLRYLDTGAMYRAMTWWILEQGIDVHEASTVAARSGEPQIVSGTDPSGPTIHVDGRDVGVEIRSDRVTGAVSPVSTVPEVRARLVDLQRAEIAAGLQGAGIVVEGRDIGSVVAPEAPVKLYLTADPAARAARRAAEEGGSDVAATEQSLRSRDAIDSGRAVSPLTMAEGAVHLDTTSYTLEEVVDQVVALVEAQEAAT, from the coding sequence GTGATCACCAAGGCCTCCGACCCCGACCCGACACGCGACACCGGCATCGTGGTGGCCGTGGACGGCACCTCGGGCTCCGGCAAGTCGAGCACGTGCCGTGCGGTCGCCTCCCGGCTGGGACTGCGCTACCTCGACACGGGCGCGATGTACCGCGCGATGACGTGGTGGATCCTGGAGCAGGGCATCGACGTCCACGAGGCGAGCACGGTCGCCGCGCGCAGCGGCGAGCCCCAGATCGTCTCGGGCACCGACCCCTCCGGGCCCACCATCCACGTCGACGGCCGCGACGTGGGCGTCGAGATCCGCTCCGACCGCGTGACCGGCGCGGTCTCGCCGGTCTCGACCGTGCCCGAGGTGCGCGCCCGGCTGGTCGACCTGCAGCGCGCCGAGATCGCGGCTGGTCTCCAGGGTGCCGGGATCGTCGTCGAGGGCCGTGACATCGGCTCCGTGGTCGCCCCCGAGGCGCCCGTCAAGCTCTACCTGACCGCCGACCCGGCCGCCCGGGCCGCACGCCGCGCCGCCGAGGAGGGTGGCAGCGACGTCGCAGCCACCGAGCAGTCGTTGCGCAGCCGCGACGCCATCGACTCCGGTCGGGCGGTCTCGCCGCTGACCATGGCCGAGGGTGCGGTGCACCTGGACACCACGTCGTACACGCTGGAGGAGGTCGTGGACCAGGTCGTCGCCCTGGTGGAGGCGCAGGAGGCGGCCACGTGA
- a CDS encoding lysophospholipid acyltransferase family protein, producing MSGTHLPQVRSGHADLPRTEHVAHPHRLMLRSLRPVSRWLLRRRYRVQVLGAANVPARGPVVFAANHAGVIDGPMLAIYAPRPVHALTKVEMFSGRLGTLLRWAGQVPLDRFRTDVAAARSCVRVLRDDGAIGIFPEGHRGGGDLQRFHRGAAYFSLVAGATVVPVSFLGTREPGGSSSSLPRRGARLHVVFGQPIGIDAAPFPRSKEQVEATSLLLWQHMVRELDAAKARTGCELPGPLPAGELEPDPATGVTDLGAP from the coding sequence GTGAGCGGGACGCACCTCCCGCAGGTGCGCTCCGGGCACGCCGACCTGCCGCGGACCGAGCACGTCGCCCATCCGCACCGCCTGATGCTGCGCAGCCTGCGCCCGGTCTCGCGCTGGCTGCTGCGGCGCCGCTACCGGGTGCAGGTGCTGGGGGCGGCGAACGTCCCTGCCCGCGGCCCGGTGGTCTTCGCGGCCAACCACGCCGGGGTCATCGACGGGCCGATGCTGGCGATCTACGCCCCGCGTCCGGTGCACGCGCTGACCAAGGTCGAGATGTTCTCCGGGCGGCTGGGCACCTTGCTGCGCTGGGCGGGCCAGGTGCCGCTGGACCGGTTCCGCACCGACGTGGCCGCCGCGCGCAGCTGTGTGCGGGTGCTGCGCGACGACGGCGCCATCGGGATCTTCCCCGAGGGCCACCGCGGCGGGGGTGACCTGCAACGCTTCCACCGGGGGGCGGCGTACTTCTCGTTGGTCGCGGGTGCGACCGTGGTGCCCGTGTCGTTCCTCGGCACCCGGGAGCCGGGTGGGAGCAGCAGCTCGCTCCCGCGACGCGGCGCCCGCCTGCACGTCGTCTTCGGACAGCCGATCGGGATCGACGCGGCGCCGTTCCCGCGGTCCAAGGAACAAGTGGAGGCCACGTCGTTGTTGTTGTGGCAGCACATGGTGCGCGAGCTGGACGCCGCCAAGGCCCGCACCGGCTGTGAGCTCCCGGGCCCCCTGCCCGCCGGAGAACTCGAACCCGACCCCGCCACCGGGGTCACCGATCTAGGAGCACCATGA
- the der gene encoding ribosome biogenesis GTPase Der, whose amino-acid sequence MTEHADGTPTDGPVVDGPLPVLAIIGRPNVGKSTLVNRFIGRREAVVEDVPGVTRDRVSYDAHWNGRAFTVVDTGGWDPDARGLAERIAAQAEIAISLADAVLFVVDAAVGITDADEAVVRILRKSGKPVVLAANKVDDERTEAQAYGLWNLGLGEPFPVSALHGRGSGDLLDAVLAALPEPPPERDAEVGGPRRIAIVGKPNVGKSSLLNRLAGEERVVVDNVAGTTVDPVDELVTLGGRTWRFIDTAGIRKRVKAASGHEYYASLRTSIAIDRAEVAVLVVDADLSISEQDVRILQTVREAGRALVIAFNKWDLVDEERRYYLEREIERELVQVQWAPRINVTARTGWHVDRLVPALDKALEGWQTRITTGQLNSFLGRLVAEHPHPVRSGKQPKILFATQPSTAPPTFVLFTSGKLDDGYERYIERRLREEFGFVGTPIVINQRVREKRKR is encoded by the coding sequence ATGACCGAGCACGCCGACGGCACCCCCACCGACGGGCCTGTCGTCGACGGCCCCCTGCCGGTGCTGGCCATCATCGGCCGACCCAACGTGGGCAAGTCGACGCTGGTGAACCGCTTCATCGGCCGCCGCGAGGCGGTCGTCGAGGACGTCCCCGGCGTCACCCGCGACCGGGTGTCCTACGACGCCCACTGGAACGGTCGCGCCTTCACCGTGGTCGACACCGGTGGATGGGACCCGGACGCCCGAGGCCTGGCCGAGCGGATCGCCGCACAGGCCGAGATCGCCATCTCGCTGGCCGACGCCGTGCTGTTCGTCGTCGACGCAGCGGTGGGCATCACCGACGCCGACGAGGCCGTGGTGCGGATCCTGCGCAAGTCCGGCAAGCCGGTCGTGCTCGCCGCCAACAAGGTCGACGACGAGCGGACCGAGGCTCAGGCCTACGGACTGTGGAACCTCGGCCTCGGCGAGCCGTTCCCGGTCTCCGCGCTGCACGGCCGCGGCTCCGGTGACCTGCTCGACGCGGTGCTCGCCGCGCTGCCCGAGCCGCCTCCCGAGCGCGACGCCGAGGTCGGCGGCCCGCGCCGCATCGCGATCGTCGGCAAGCCCAACGTGGGCAAGTCGTCGCTGCTCAACCGGCTGGCGGGGGAGGAGCGGGTGGTCGTCGACAACGTCGCCGGCACCACCGTCGACCCCGTCGACGAGCTCGTCACCCTGGGCGGTCGCACCTGGCGCTTCATCGACACCGCGGGCATCCGCAAGCGGGTCAAGGCCGCCTCGGGGCACGAGTACTACGCCTCGCTGCGCACCTCGATCGCCATCGACCGCGCCGAGGTGGCGGTGCTGGTGGTCGACGCCGACCTGTCCATCTCCGAGCAGGACGTGCGCATCCTGCAGACCGTGCGTGAGGCCGGCCGGGCGCTGGTCATCGCGTTCAACAAGTGGGACCTGGTCGACGAGGAGCGCCGCTACTACCTGGAGCGCGAGATCGAGCGCGAGCTCGTGCAGGTGCAGTGGGCGCCGCGGATCAACGTCACCGCCCGCACCGGCTGGCACGTGGACCGCCTGGTTCCCGCCCTGGACAAGGCCCTGGAGGGCTGGCAGACCCGGATCACCACCGGTCAGCTCAACTCCTTCCTCGGTCGGCTCGTCGCCGAGCACCCGCACCCGGTGCGCAGCGGCAAGCAGCCGAAGATCCTCTTCGCCACCCAGCCCTCGACGGCGCCGCCGACCTTCGTGCTGTTCACCTCCGGCAAGCTCGACGACGGCTACGAGCGCTACATCGAGCGTCGTCTGCGCGAGGAGTTCGGCTTCGTGGGCACCCCGATCGTCATCAACCAGCGGGTCCGCGAGAAGCGCAAGCGCTGA
- a CDS encoding tyrosine-type recombinase/integrase, with the protein MARPPLPLGTWGTITTEKIRDGSYRALTRFRDSDGKTRRVTATGPSKAAAERALRDVLGTRTAPAGELLTAETRLIDLADTWITGLEAEGRIEQTTINEYRRVLDNLVLPSVGGLKLREATTGRLDRLLLRLRDQSVNRQRKAKVVLGAMLDLAVRHDAIPTNPARGTSRVHRPKQETKALRVEDLVEIRAAVRRWVNADRSGPKATGDMADIIDLMLATGCRVGEVLALRWSDLDLDGDLPILTVSGTIKTETGKGTYRKPTPKSDASRRTVVLPRFAAELLRVRREFATPNENDAVFATRNGTWHQVVNIERRWRQIRKDTGFEWVTPHTFRKTVATLISEATTSELASRQLGHSSSQVTRDHYIAKPPVSADLSKLLERLAESDDASSDS; encoded by the coding sequence ATGGCCAGGCCACCACTCCCCCTCGGCACCTGGGGGACCATCACCACCGAGAAGATCCGCGACGGCAGCTATCGAGCCCTGACCCGGTTCCGTGACTCCGACGGCAAGACTCGCCGCGTCACCGCGACTGGTCCGAGCAAGGCCGCTGCGGAGCGAGCCCTGCGAGACGTCCTGGGCACGCGCACCGCGCCAGCAGGTGAGCTCCTCACGGCAGAGACCCGGCTGATCGACCTCGCCGACACATGGATCACTGGTCTCGAGGCGGAAGGACGAATCGAGCAGACCACCATCAACGAGTACCGCCGGGTGCTGGACAACCTGGTGCTGCCCAGCGTTGGTGGACTGAAGCTCCGCGAGGCCACCACGGGTCGGCTGGACCGGCTCCTGCTGAGGTTGCGCGATCAGAGCGTGAACCGGCAACGCAAGGCCAAGGTCGTCCTCGGGGCCATGCTCGACCTCGCGGTGCGGCACGACGCGATCCCGACGAACCCGGCCCGCGGGACGAGCCGGGTTCACCGACCGAAGCAGGAGACCAAGGCGCTTCGGGTCGAGGACCTGGTTGAGATCCGCGCTGCCGTACGCCGGTGGGTCAACGCAGACCGCTCCGGCCCCAAGGCCACCGGCGACATGGCCGACATCATCGACCTGATGCTCGCCACCGGTTGCCGCGTCGGCGAGGTCCTCGCCTTACGGTGGAGCGACCTGGACCTCGATGGCGATCTGCCCATCCTCACGGTGTCGGGCACGATCAAGACCGAGACCGGAAAGGGCACATATCGCAAGCCCACGCCGAAGTCGGACGCCAGCCGGCGAACCGTGGTGCTGCCCCGGTTCGCAGCCGAGCTGCTCCGCGTGCGCCGGGAGTTCGCGACACCCAACGAGAACGACGCCGTCTTCGCCACCCGCAACGGCACGTGGCATCAGGTCGTCAACATCGAGCGGCGGTGGCGGCAGATCCGCAAGGACACCGGCTTTGAGTGGGTGACCCCCCACACGTTCCGCAAGACGGTGGCGACGCTGATCTCGGAGGCCACAACGTCAGAGCTCGCCTCGCGCCAGCTCGGCCACTCCTCGAGCCAGGTCACTCGGGACCACTACATCGCCAAGCCGCCGGTCTCGGCCGACCTCTCCAAGCTTCTCGAGCGGCTCGCTGAGAGCGACGACGCGAGCTCGGATTCGTAG
- a CDS encoding helix-turn-helix transcriptional regulator yields the protein MSTTVGTSQESMILTIDEAAAYLAIPKATLYTWRTRRVGFGPRAVKMGGCLRYRRADLDAWIVEHLEPAEGE from the coding sequence ATGAGTACCACCGTCGGCACCAGCCAAGAGAGCATGATCCTCACCATCGACGAGGCTGCGGCCTACCTCGCCATCCCGAAGGCGACGCTCTACACCTGGCGGACACGCCGGGTCGGGTTCGGACCACGCGCCGTGAAGATGGGCGGTTGCCTGCGCTACCGCCGCGCGGACCTCGACGCCTGGATCGTCGAGCACCTCGAGCCCGCAGAGGGCGAGTAG
- a CDS encoding helix-turn-helix transcriptional regulator produces METTTTTLSGLEPLLSIEELSEYLHVPVRTLYDWRLTGKGPCAVHVGRQLRYFVSDVHAWLASQREREPGHSPEGA; encoded by the coding sequence ATGGAGACCACCACAACCACGCTGAGCGGCCTGGAGCCGCTCCTGAGCATCGAGGAACTCTCGGAGTACCTCCACGTGCCCGTCAGAACGCTCTACGACTGGCGCCTCACCGGCAAGGGGCCCTGCGCTGTCCATGTCGGCCGCCAACTCCGCTACTTCGTCAGCGACGTTCACGCGTGGCTTGCCAGCCAGCGGGAGCGCGAGCCGGGGCACTCGCCCGAGGGAGCGTGA
- a CDS encoding tyrosine-type recombinase/integrase, whose translation MARPRTPIGTFGDISYVKASGGQFRARTRFRDDDGKVRRVSATGTTKREAERNLKKIVADRSSYRSAGELTGDSTFTRLVDVWLADLDLEAKVAPSTRALYERNMRQLVMPVFEGYTLREINVSKVDQFIKRLASAKSYSMAKQARTVLSLAFGLAVRYDAIQKNPVRDTARLRKPPSQAMALTVGQVDAIRAAIRSWRRGPGFAGPPPDGQLEQIIEVMLGTSARIGEVLAIRKCDVDVTGAPATIRISGTIVSPAGKPTRRQPHPKTLKSTRTVSVPSFTAAVLRDRLVKIASEDPEHLIFFSRNGTPLTTNNIRRRLRAVLDEAGIVGVTPHSFRRTVATVIDRAGGADLAAELLGHTSSKITKEHYIQPDEAVDPVTAEILESLAPKRSEGGEL comes from the coding sequence ATGGCTAGGCCACGGACCCCGATCGGAACCTTCGGCGACATCTCCTACGTCAAGGCGAGCGGTGGCCAGTTCCGAGCCCGTACACGTTTCCGCGATGACGACGGCAAGGTCCGGCGAGTCTCCGCGACTGGCACAACCAAGCGGGAGGCCGAGCGCAACCTCAAGAAGATCGTCGCAGACCGCTCCTCCTACCGGTCGGCTGGCGAACTGACAGGTGACAGCACATTCACGAGGCTCGTCGATGTCTGGCTGGCAGATCTCGACCTTGAGGCAAAGGTGGCGCCGAGCACCCGAGCGCTCTACGAGCGCAACATGCGCCAGCTGGTCATGCCCGTGTTCGAGGGCTACACCCTGCGCGAGATCAACGTGAGCAAGGTTGACCAGTTCATCAAGAGGCTCGCTTCGGCGAAAAGCTACAGCATGGCCAAGCAGGCCAGAACGGTGCTCAGCCTCGCCTTTGGACTGGCGGTCCGCTACGACGCCATTCAGAAGAACCCCGTGCGCGACACAGCGCGGCTCCGCAAGCCGCCGTCGCAGGCGATGGCGCTGACCGTAGGACAGGTCGACGCTATCCGCGCCGCCATCCGTAGTTGGCGACGCGGCCCCGGCTTCGCCGGTCCGCCGCCAGACGGGCAGCTGGAGCAGATCATCGAGGTCATGTTGGGCACCTCCGCCCGGATCGGGGAGGTTCTCGCCATTCGCAAGTGCGACGTCGACGTAACGGGTGCGCCAGCCACGATCCGAATTTCCGGGACGATCGTTTCGCCGGCTGGGAAGCCGACGCGTCGGCAACCCCATCCGAAGACGTTGAAGTCGACCAGGACGGTCTCGGTCCCATCGTTCACGGCTGCGGTCCTGCGCGATCGACTTGTGAAGATCGCGTCCGAGGATCCTGAGCACCTGATCTTCTTCAGCCGCAACGGGACGCCGCTGACGACGAACAACATCCGGCGGCGGCTTCGGGCGGTCCTGGACGAGGCCGGCATTGTGGGCGTGACGCCGCACTCCTTCCGGCGAACGGTCGCCACTGTGATCGATCGCGCGGGCGGGGCTGACCTCGCGGCCGAGCTGCTGGGTCACACCTCGTCGAAGATCACCAAGGAGCACTACATCCAGCCCGATGAGGCGGTAGACCCGGTGACGGCGGAGATCCTCGAATCGCTGGCGCCGAAGCGATCGGAGGGTGGTGAGCTGTGA
- a CDS encoding single-stranded DNA-binding protein, with protein sequence MTIPTDLSLHGFIATAPELSKPDSKDARFFARVGVEHWRKEADGSFTKLDPTFHNLVMYGASAKRAYARFRVGDQFVASGYITEYEKTWNEQTVQREQFVAKHIGHDTTWTRYSVDRTPANQPDPPADHLTGASEPPRVVGL encoded by the coding sequence ATGACCATCCCGACCGATTTGAGCCTCCACGGCTTCATCGCTACCGCACCCGAGCTGAGCAAGCCCGACAGCAAGGACGCCCGGTTCTTCGCCCGCGTCGGCGTAGAGCACTGGCGCAAGGAGGCCGACGGGTCGTTCACCAAGCTCGACCCGACGTTCCACAACCTCGTGATGTACGGCGCGTCCGCCAAGCGCGCCTACGCCCGATTCCGGGTGGGCGACCAGTTCGTCGCGTCGGGCTACATCACCGAGTACGAGAAAACTTGGAACGAGCAGACCGTGCAGCGGGAGCAGTTCGTTGCCAAGCACATCGGCCACGACACGACCTGGACCCGCTACTCGGTGGACCGGACGCCGGCGAACCAGCCCGACCCGCCGGCCGACCACTTGACCGGGGCGAGTGAGCCGCCGCGCGTCGTCGGCCTCTGA
- a CDS encoding type IV secretory system conjugative DNA transfer family protein, with amino-acid sequence MNPRGQSVDNDLVNLGLFGIAALGCLSAALRLAGTITAWATSKDQPTYGWASGLRVLADPDHPGTALGAPGMSPWLYWLVVALMLAGVVCAALIVWRRVIGWREHTTRDPRRLSGIATSRDVRVTASRRSLLARGRTLRPSLDHPDAPDVGYLLGRARGTEVWASVEDSILVLGPPRSGKGLHMVINAILDAPGAVITTATRPDNIAATITARSRRGPVAVFDPQRLADGLPSGLRWSPVRGCEDPLTAMIRATGLASATGLSTGGVESGGFWEGKTRTALQSLLHAAALDRRSPAELFGWTLSPSAAADAVAILSSDPHAAPGWADSLESMIHSDPRTRDSIWMGVSLALSCLADPRVLDAVSPGPGEEFDPASFLTNNGTLYLLATGAGAGASWSLVAAFIEDLVETARHLAAASPGARLDPPLLMALDEIGNLSPLPSMPVLMAEGGGTGITTMPVLQSLSQARDKWGDHAAGAIWDASIVKVVLGGTSAARDLQDLSALIGERDERTDTISVGDYGSRSLQRSMRRVPVMPPEAIRTLPFGTALVLLRSAPPVVTDLRPWTERGDAEEMRVDRSAIEAALRRR; translated from the coding sequence ATGAACCCACGCGGGCAATCCGTCGACAACGACCTGGTCAACCTCGGGCTCTTCGGAATCGCAGCGCTTGGCTGCCTCTCTGCGGCCCTGCGGCTCGCCGGCACTATCACTGCATGGGCCACCAGCAAGGACCAACCCACCTACGGCTGGGCCTCTGGTCTACGCGTCCTCGCCGATCCCGATCACCCCGGCACGGCGCTGGGCGCGCCAGGCATGTCCCCGTGGCTCTACTGGCTCGTGGTCGCCTTGATGCTCGCTGGCGTCGTCTGCGCGGCGCTCATCGTCTGGCGTCGAGTCATCGGCTGGCGCGAACACACCACACGTGACCCGCGCCGGCTTTCAGGCATCGCCACGTCCCGTGATGTTCGAGTGACCGCTTCCAGGAGGTCCCTCCTGGCACGTGGCCGAACACTCCGCCCGTCCCTCGACCATCCCGACGCACCAGACGTCGGCTACCTCCTTGGCCGAGCTCGCGGCACTGAGGTGTGGGCCTCCGTCGAAGACTCGATTCTCGTGCTTGGACCGCCTCGCTCAGGCAAGGGCCTACACATGGTCATCAACGCCATCCTCGACGCGCCGGGCGCGGTAATCACCACTGCGACCCGGCCGGACAACATCGCGGCGACGATCACGGCTCGCAGCCGTCGCGGGCCGGTGGCGGTCTTCGACCCCCAGCGCCTGGCGGATGGCCTCCCGTCCGGTCTGCGGTGGTCACCTGTGCGCGGCTGCGAAGACCCGCTGACGGCGATGATCCGAGCAACCGGCCTCGCGTCAGCCACTGGCTTGTCCACGGGTGGGGTCGAGTCGGGCGGCTTCTGGGAGGGCAAGACCCGCACTGCACTTCAGTCGTTGCTGCACGCCGCCGCTCTCGACCGGCGTAGCCCAGCTGAGCTATTCGGTTGGACGCTCTCGCCGTCGGCAGCCGCCGACGCAGTGGCCATCCTGAGTAGTGACCCTCACGCCGCACCGGGCTGGGCTGACTCGCTTGAGTCGATGATCCACTCGGACCCGCGGACCAGAGACTCGATCTGGATGGGCGTTTCCCTTGCGCTGTCCTGCCTGGCAGACCCGCGTGTCCTCGACGCGGTCTCGCCGGGGCCGGGCGAAGAGTTTGACCCCGCGAGCTTCCTGACCAACAACGGCACCCTGTACTTGCTCGCGACCGGTGCCGGCGCTGGCGCCTCCTGGTCACTGGTCGCGGCATTCATCGAAGACCTCGTCGAGACCGCGCGTCACCTCGCCGCGGCCTCGCCAGGCGCCCGGCTCGATCCGCCACTGTTGATGGCGCTGGACGAGATCGGGAACCTGTCACCACTGCCATCCATGCCGGTCCTAATGGCCGAAGGTGGTGGCACCGGCATCACCACAATGCCCGTGTTGCAATCCCTCTCACAGGCACGCGACAAGTGGGGCGACCACGCTGCGGGCGCCATCTGGGATGCGTCCATCGTCAAGGTCGTGCTCGGCGGCACATCGGCCGCACGTGACCTCCAGGACCTCTCGGCGCTCATCGGCGAACGCGACGAGCGAACGGACACCATCTCTGTCGGCGACTACGGCTCGCGGTCTCTCCAACGCTCGATGCGCCGCGTGCCCGTCATGCCCCCCGAGGCCATCCGCACGCTGCCCTTCGGAACAGCACTGGTCTTGCTCCGCAGTGCGCCGCCTGTTGTGACCGATCTACGCCCTTGGACCGAACGCGGCGACGCCGAGGAGATGCGTGTCGACCGGAGCGCCATCGAGGCGGCACTCCGACGCAGGTGA
- a CDS encoding ArdC-like ssDNA-binding domain-containing protein, producing the protein MRTQTRDLEAREAKIDALHQKLTDAVGALVTGDDWRRALEFAARFRSRSFNNTLLIFSQHNAAYQEGRVPGPVPTYVAGFKQWLSLNRHVMKGQGGYAILAPVTARFASTTPENPDSWRRLGRGEKPQWSESVRSRMIGLKPAHVWDISQTDGEPVPEPPRPQLLEGEAPEGLWDGLADQIVARGFELRLVSNARSIGGANGLTDYLTHEVSVRMDMDDAAQVKTLAHELGHVMLHGPDNIDAAMHRGIAEVEAESIALMVGAAHGLDTTTYTVPYVSTWASDVPGKSPMEVVQATADRVRAASLTILDNLPTTKVSDGNPPGLDRDTLSTQRPPQSVTGPTRTHVDVLGR; encoded by the coding sequence ATGAGGACACAGACCCGCGACCTGGAGGCACGCGAGGCGAAGATCGACGCGCTGCATCAGAAGCTCACCGATGCAGTGGGCGCACTCGTCACCGGCGATGACTGGCGTCGAGCACTGGAGTTCGCTGCCCGATTCCGGTCGCGCTCCTTCAACAACACCCTCTTGATCTTCAGCCAGCACAACGCGGCGTACCAGGAAGGCCGCGTGCCCGGTCCGGTCCCGACGTACGTCGCCGGCTTCAAGCAGTGGCTGAGCCTGAACCGCCATGTCATGAAGGGGCAGGGCGGGTACGCGATCCTCGCGCCCGTGACGGCACGGTTCGCCTCGACGACGCCGGAGAACCCCGATTCGTGGCGACGTCTCGGTCGAGGCGAGAAGCCGCAGTGGAGCGAGTCAGTTCGCTCACGGATGATCGGGCTCAAGCCCGCGCACGTCTGGGACATCTCACAGACCGATGGCGAGCCGGTTCCCGAACCGCCACGTCCGCAGCTGCTCGAAGGCGAGGCCCCCGAGGGTCTCTGGGACGGACTCGCGGACCAGATCGTGGCTCGCGGGTTCGAGCTGCGTTTGGTGTCGAACGCACGGTCCATCGGCGGTGCGAACGGACTCACCGACTACCTCACCCACGAGGTCTCGGTCCGGATGGACATGGATGACGCAGCGCAGGTCAAGACGCTGGCTCACGAACTCGGCCACGTGATGCTCCACGGGCCCGACAACATCGACGCCGCGATGCACCGCGGCATCGCCGAAGTCGAGGCGGAGTCGATCGCGCTCATGGTCGGTGCCGCGCACGGGCTCGACACCACGACGTACACGGTTCCCTACGTCTCGACCTGGGCCAGCGATGTACCCGGGAAGTCGCCTATGGAGGTCGTCCAAGCAACCGCCGATCGCGTCCGAGCGGCGTCGCTGACGATCCTCGACAACCTCCCGACCACAAAGGTCAGCGACGGCAATCCGCCGGGCCTGGACCGCGACACCCTGAGCACGCAGCGGCCCCCACAGTCAGTCACGGGACCAACTCGAACCCACGTCGATGTCCTCGGGCGCTGA